The genomic DNA TTGTGTTCCACGTTCTCGCTCGAGAACCGCGGGCTGAAGGCGCGGAAGTCGCCGGGGCCGGCGCTGTGACCGGCGGACCAGTGGCCGGAGATGAGGCCGCGACCGAGGACGCCGTACGCGGTCAGGCCGATGCCGAGCTCCCGCAGCGTGGGCAGGATCTCAGCCTCCACCGCGCGGGACAGAAGCGAGTACTCGATCTGCAGGTCGGCGACCGGGTGTACGGCGTGCGCCCGGCGGATCGTCGCGGCGTCGACCTCCGAGAGGCCGATGTGCCGCACGTACCCGGCGTCGATCATCTCCTTGATCGCGCCCACCGTCTCCTCGATCGGCACCGCCGGGTCCAGCCGGGCGGGACGGTAGATGTCGATGTGGTCGGTGTCCAGCCGGGTCAGCGAGTAGGCCAGCAAGTTCTTCACCGCCTCGGGGCGGCCGTCCTGCCCGCCGAACTCATGACCCGGTCCCCGCAGCTGACCGAACTTGACACTCAGTTGGTAGCTGTCCCGGTCCCGGCCGCGCAGCACCTCGGCGAGCAGCAGCTCGTTGTGGCCCATGCCGTAGAAGTCGCCGGTGTCGATCAGCGTGACACCGGCCTCCAGCGCGGCGTGCACGGTGGCGATACTCTCCGCGCGGTCGGTCGCGCCGTAAGCGCCCGACATGCCCATCGCACCCAGGCCCAGCGCGGAAACGGCCGGGCCGGTGCTGCCCAGGGTTCGTGTCTGCATCGCGTTCTCCTTCGTCGTCGGTCTGGCACCCACCCTGCGCCCGCGCCGCGACGTGCGGGAGCGGAGCGTTCATCATGGGAGAGCCGCTCCCTGGCTCCGCTTGCCCCCGCGAGCGACCATGGGGCCATGCAACGTGACCAACTCGCCGACTTCCTGCGCCACCGCCGCGAGGCGATCAGCCCGGGCGAGGTCGGTATCGCCGACGGCCCCCGCCGCCGCACCGCCGGCCTGCGCCGGGAAGAGGTGGCCACGCTCGCCGGCATGTCGGTGGACTACGTCGTACGCCTCGAGCAGGGACGCAGCAGTCAGCCCTCGACCCAGCTGCTCGGCGCGCTGGCCCGGGCGTTGCGCCTCTCCGACGACGAGCGCGACCACCTGTTCCACCTGGCCGGCCACCGGCCCCCGCCCGCCGACGGGGTGGCCCGCCTGGCTCGCGCCGGCATGATGCGCATGCTCGATCTGCTCGGCGACACCCCGGCCCTGGTGCTGTCCGACCTGGGCGAGGTCCTCGCCCAGAACCGGGCAGCCGTCCTGCTGACGGGCGACCTCACCGGCTTCCTCGGCGACCGGCGCTACGTCGTATACCGCTATTTCACCGACCCCGCCGCCCGCGCCGTCCACCCGCCCGAAGAGCGGGAGTACCACGCCCGCCAGCTCGTGGCCGACCTGCGCGCGGTCGCCGGCCGCCGGTCCGGCGACCCCACGGTCGCCGGACTCGTCGACCGGTTGCAGACCGCGAGCGCCGACTTCCGCCGACTCTGGGCCGAGCACGAGGTGGCGGTCCGGCGCGCCGACCGCAAGACCTTCCAGCACCCGCGGGTGGGCCACCTGGTGATGGACTGCGAGACCCTGGTCACTCCCGACCAGGGTCAGCAACTGCTGGTGCTCACCCCGGCGGACGCCGAGGCCCGCGAGCGGCTGGAGCTGCTGCGGGTACTCGGCATCGAGGAATTCCCCGCGGCGGCGACGGACACGCCCCTACGGTGAAGCGGCCGACCGCGGGTCACCGGCCAAACCCGTCACCCGACCCGTCGGACAGGCCCTAATTCTCGGCCGCCCGCCCGGCCGCCACGTACCCCTGGAGCATCGCGCCGAACTCGTCCGCCGCGATGTCGCAGTCCTGGAACTGCCCGTACAGGTCGATCAGCCGGACGGTCTTGGTGCTGACGCGCTCGGCCGTGGCGGAGGAGGTCGCCAGGGAAAACCCCGACCCCCACTGCTGCGAGTCGGCGTGCCACGCCGCCAGGTACGTCTCGGCGGCCTTGGCGGAGGCGATCCCCAGAAGCAGGGTCTCCACCGCCCGCCGGAGATTCTCGTCTCCGGCGGGCTCCCTGGACGCGACCCAGTCCTCGTCCTCGTCCAGGGCGAACGTCCACACGACCGGGGCGATGGACCCTGTCATCACTTGCCTTTCGGGACGAAGGTCAAGGGCTGGTGGACACTTGGTGCAGCCCTCACTGCGTATTTCCGGCGCATGACGGGTCAGCAAGGGGAGACATTGTCTCGTCTCGGTACGCAGAGGGGGCGGCACGAAGGGGCCTTTTGCTTGGTGATCTGCGTCTCTGGTGGGCCTGGCCAGGGCTCGTTACGGCGAGTTCCAGGCAGAGGTTTAAGGCAAGGATCAGTCAAGTACCGAAGCTTCAGAGCACAGGGGCAACGGTGACTGCCCATGCCGGCGAACCGGAATCGGCGGCCGCGGATTCGCTGGAGGAACGCGTGGAGGAGCTGCAGGATGAGAATGCGCAGCTTCACGATGTGATGTGCTCGCGCGTCGTGGTGGACCAGGTGCTCCGCTCATGATCGCCAGGACAGCCCCTAGTGCTGGACTCCGTGGACGAGGTGCAGGTCGGTGGCGGTGGAGGCCGCCAGGGCGGAGAGTTGCCCCGAGCCGGCCACGGGGGGACGCTGCCCCCGCTGAGGCCGGGCGTACTGCGCGAGCCGCTGCAGCGTACCGCTCCTTGTCGAAGCCGGGTGGCCGGCCACCGGTGCTCCCGGCCCGCAGACGGCCGGCCGCTTGGTCGGCTTCCCGCTGCGGCGGCCGGGCGATGACCTAGAACAGGGCATTCACGCCTTCCTGAATCATCGTCAGGTCTGCTGCGACCGCGGCGGTCGCGTGGACGCCAGGGGCGATGAAGCCAAGCCAGCGTAGGAGGATGTTACGGCGCGGCTCGTCGCGGGCCAGTTCCGTCTGCACCTGTTCGGCGGCCGCGACCAGCTCCGCCCCGTCCTCGTAGTACTCCTCGTTGCGGCGGAGTTCGTCCAGCAACAGGCCGACCGCGGCGCACAGTTCCGTGACGGCCTCGGCGTGTTCGGCCGGCGTCTGAGTGCCCGTCACCGTGGCACGGCCCAAGGCGACCATGCTCTGCTCGATTCGCACATCCCGGCCGGCCTGGATGCCGCTGACGTGCCCCGCCTCCCTACGCGCCCCGTGAGCCGACATCATGTCACCTCTGTTTTACCGGCTGCGGGTTGTTCCACTGGTGGCCGCTGCCTCCGGCACGCACGCTGGAGTCCTTGATAGAGATGTCGCGCCCCGCGAACAGACCGGAGTTGTAGATGGAAGTCTGCCGCTGGATCAGGTCGCTGGAGTCGATGTTGTGGTCCTCCAGGAACTGCACGAGGGCGTCCAGCACACGGTGTTCGATCGTCTTGGCGTACAACTCCCGGTCCAGCGCCTGGAAGTACCGGCAGAAGAGCCAGTCGCTCGCATCCTCCCGGAGACTGAACTCCGCGCCGTAGTCGAAGGACCGCAGGCGGATCCAACGCTCCTGTCGGCGTTGTTCGCGGCGCCTGGCGAACGGCGCACAGAGGTCTCCGAGGATCGCGAAGGGCGCACGGACCAGTAGGATCGGGGTGCGTACCCCGGCCTCGGCAACTAGCTGGCACCACTGCCCGAAGGTGGGTGAATCCAACAGCCTGTCCACGGTCCGGTACTTCTCCCGCACTGGCGCGAGCAGACAGTTGCTGCCCTCGATGAACGCGGTGTCGCGGCCGGACAGCAACGCGCATCTCAAGAACAGGGTACTGACTAGTTCGCCGCTCCAGCCGGTGACCCGGATCGCCAGATAGGGTCGCGCCTGGCCCTTGCCGTCCTCACGCAGCTCGCGCAGGAGTGCGTCCGAAACCTGCGCCCCGGGCGGTCCGGCCAAGTTGCGCAGCACCTCGCCGCGGGTGCGGTCGTCGATTCCGATCAGCAGGTCGGCCCCGTTGACCAGGAGCACATCGGAGATGTCCATGCCCGGCAGCTTGAGGGCCCCGACCCGGGCGGAGATATGGGCGTTGAGCTCGTGGATGGTGAAAGGGATGACCTGCTTGCCTGCCTCGGGACGTCCGGTGTTCAGGGCGAACGACCAGCTTCTGAAGGTCTCCCCGTGCCCGACGAAAGGCTCGAAGCGCGAGGAGACTATGACGTTGCCGCGGTCACGGAGTTCGATGGCCTCAAGGCGTGCGGCATCCCTGACCCCTGGTGGTCGGGGGGCGTACTTCGGATCGAAGTTTTCCCGCTTCAACTTCCGGGAGACGACGCCGTAGTGCACCGAAAGCAACTCGGCGGCCACGACCACCCAGGCCACGAGCAGACCCAGGAGAAGAGATGCCCCGTAAGTGAACGGCAGAGTGACCACCATGACGACCAGCAGGAGGAGGAGTACGACATCCCGCCGCTGCTGGCGAGTGTGGGCGGCCAGGGCGTGTCGCAACACGCAGCCAAGGTCCACGCCGGGCGAGGAAGCGGCGGCACGCCGCGGCTCGTGCACGATCCGGGCGACCGCCTTGCGAGCGAGCCCGATGTCGGTGTGCATCGCGGCGCACAGGTATCGGGTGACGTCGTAGGAGAAGTGAGGGGGTGCCCCCGCCGCGGACGGCGGCTGCGGCATGGGAGGGGGAGAAATCGGCGTACGCGCCGTATCGCGCGCGGGCCGGGCAGGCCAGGTGGGCGGAGGAGGAACGGGTGGGCGGCCGCGAGGTGCGCCGCCGTGTGGGTCGACGGACGGGTTCATCGCTTCTGCCTTAGGGAGTCGTTCAATTGCGCCACATACGCGTTGACATACTGAGCGTGATCGGCAGATCGCCTGAGCGTTGCCCATTTTACTCCGATTTGCACACTCTTTCTCAACTTTGATTCCCGTAAGCCCGGAGGTCACAGGAGACCAAGCGGTGGCTGCGCCGGACGTCCCGCGTCCGGGCGGGTGGTGGTTCGAACGGTGCCGGATTACGACCGCCGGCCGTCCCTCTGGCGCCCCGGCCGACTGGCGTTACCGGCCTCAAGTGCTTACCCAGAAGCCGTTGAACTCGTGACGCGGCTGTACCGGTTCGGTTTCGACACCGTAGACCACAGTCCGCTGAGCGAATCCTGGACCGGTCAGTTCGTGCCGCCGAAGATTGACCGGACAGGGATCCGCGGCTCACCTCGTGGCCGGGTGCCTGTAGGTGGGGAGAGCGGCCTGCTCCGAACGGCGTCGGCTCGCCCGGCTCGCTATGGCGCGTTGGTGAAGGAGCGGCGGTAGGAACGGGGCGGCACACCACGGCGGCGCACGAACTGTTCGCGCAGGACGGCCGCGCTTCCGTATCCGACCCGGTGGGCGATCTCCTCGATCGTCAGGTCCGTGGTTTCCAGGAGTTCCTCGGCGCTGCTCAGTCGCAGGCTCCGGAGCCAGGCGTGCGGGGTGGTGCCGGTCGCGGCGGCGAAGCGGCGGGCGAAGGACCGTTTGCTCATCACGGCGCGTCGGGCCAGTTCCGCGACGGGAAGCGGTTCGTGGAGGTGCTCACGGGCCCAGGCGAGCACCTCGGCGAGACGCTCGTCCTGGCAGTCGTCAGGGACGGGGGAGGTCAGGTACTGGGCCTGACCGCCGTCCCTGTGGGAGGGCAGCACCATGTCGCGGGCGACGGCGTTGGCCATCGCGGCCCCGTACTCCCGCCTCAGCAGATGCAGGCACAGATCGAAGCCCGCGGCGGCTCCCGCACCCGTGGTGATCCGCCCTTCGTCGATGTACAGGGCGTCGGGGTCCACAACGACGTCCGGGTGGCGGCGGGCCAGCAGTTCGGCGAATCGCCAGTGCGTGGTGGCCCGTCGGCCGTCGAGCAGGCCAGCAGCGGCGAGCGCGAAGGTGCCGACGCAGTGGGCCGCGACCAGCGAGCCGCTCTCGTGTGCGGCCGACAGCGCGTCAAGCACAGCGGGACCGGGTGGCGTACGGAAACCGGCCCATGGCAATGCGATCGCCAGATCAGCGGCAGCCAGCCGGTCCAGGCCATGCGCGACCGTGAGCGGCACGCCGAGGTCGGTAGGGACCGGCCCGGGCCGGTCCGCGCACAGCACGAAGTCGAAGCCGGGCAGCCCCTCCCCGTGAGGGCCGAACACCTCGGCAACGATGCCGACGGCGAGCATGCCGACACCAGGGGGAACGTACGCGGCAACGGTCACGAAGGGCGGCACAGGAGCAGTGTGGCACGAATGGCACGAATCCTGCGATGAGAGGCAGCAGTGCCACTCGTCAGTGGCCGACCCGCCCGGAAGGATGGGGGACATGACAGACGCACCGCTCGGCCGCAGCGCCGTGTACACGATCCTCACCACCGGCTACGTCGGCTCCACCGGACCTGGAGTCGCCGCCACCGTCTCCTACGTCGCCGACGGCGGCCGGCATGTGGTCTTCGACCCGGGCATGGTGGCGAGCCGCGACCACATCCTCGGCCCGCTCGCGGAGTTGGGGCTCGGCCCCGACGACATCACCGATGTGGTGCTCAGTCACCACCACCCGGACAACACCATGAACGTGGGCCTGTTCGGACGGGCCACGGTCCACGACCACAAGGTGGAGTACCTGGGCGACCAGTGGAGGAACCGGGACGCGGAGGGCTACGAACTGACCCCGTCGCTGCGGCTGATCCGCACGCCGGGACACAGCCTCGAGGACATCACCCTGCTGGCCGGCACGGACACGGGCGTGGTGGCGTTCGCCGGCGACCTGTGGTGGCACTCGGACGGCCCCGCGGACGACCCGGTAGCCCCGGACCGCGAGGTACTCCGCGCCTCCCGGCTCCGCGTGCTGGCCGCCGCGGACCTGATCGTGCCCGGCCACGGCAGCCCCTTCAAGGCCGACATCACCGCGCCACGCTGACCAGCCTTCGGCGGCAATGAGTCAAGGTTCGCTGTCACAGGGCAGGGGCGCACGGCTCGGTGACGATCGCGAACGAGGTGGTCACCATCAGGACCGCCACGGCCGGAGGCATCGCCGTGTGGGTGGTCTGGCCGTGTGCCATGCCGTTGCGGATCTTGCGGCCGTAGTCGAGGTACTCCGCCTGCCGGGCCGTCAGGACCCCCGCCCCGGCGCCCTGCTCGATGAGCTTCCGCAGCGGCTTCTTGCCGGCGTCCGGGATGCGGTCGCGCAGCACGATCTCCACCGCGATCAGGAAGTGCATGACCGCCACGGCGGAGAACTCGTAGCAGACGTACGAGTGGCGCAGCAGCTCGCGGGCCGTGTGCAGGACCGTCGCCGCGGCCTCGGGTACGCCGTCGGGCACGGGCAGGTCCTCAGCGAGGTCGTGCATGTCGGCGTAACTGTCGACGAAGTGGTGGGCGCTCGTCCGGCACCGGGAACGGCAGCCGCTGGGCGGTGATGCGCGCAGTCCGGCAGTTGCGCCCACCAGGCAACAGCGGCTCTTCCCCGGGGCCGTGGTGACGTTGTGCCGCAGTTGGCCAGTGCTTCCCGAAGCGCGGCTGGTCGTGGACTCGTGTTGCTTGGTCGTTGGCCAGAACGTCGCGCCGTGGCTGGCCAGTCCACAGGCGCTTTGGTCACGCAGCGCACATTGAACGGTCTGCCGCGGAAGGAGCATCGGCTTAGGTCACTGGGTGGGATCATGAGGAGGATGGCCGAGATACCCGCCCTGATCACCGCCCACTGGCCGGTCGCGCCGTCCGGGGAGACCGACTGACTGCTGCAGTTGACCAACGGCTGATCGAGATCCTCGTTCAATACAGGCCAGCGAGAGCGGACACTCGCTGCCTGGGGTACTACAGCCCGTTGATGCTCGGCACCACCGACTTCCGCCCTGGGCCCGTTGAGGCAACTGCTCGATCCGTGCCCGCTGTCATCAGTCAGCGACACACCCGGACCAACGATCGGATAATTCGCAGAAAGCAGCCTGGTTGATCCCGGCGGGCCCGTATCGGACCTTAGCGCCGGGCCAGCGCCAGCACACTCAGACCGAACATCAGGACTCCCAGGGGGAGATGGACCGACGGGACGTGCGCGATGCCGAGCAGGACCTGGACCGAGGCAAGTACGAGGAAACCGGAGGCGTGCCAGACAGGCCGGGGCGAGCCGCCGCCCGGCTTCCACGCCAGCACCGCGGCGAGCACATACAGCATCGACGCCCCGTACATCACACGGGCTCCGACACTGTGCAGCGTCTCTCCGTAGGACGAGGTCAGCAGCAGTCCGGCGGAGACCGCCTGAAGGAAGATGGTCAGGGTCTGCAGGGCGATCGCGATCTGCAGGAACGAGGCGCTGCGCTGTGCGTTCGCTGTCGCCGTCACCTGAGTGGCCATGTCACAGTCCTCTTTTCCGCCCTCGGGCAGTAGATCGATAAGGTCTCACCAGCCCGACGACGCGGGCCTGCGAAAGGTAAGGCGAGGGGGCGGCCGGAAGATGGGGACTGTCGGGAGCACCGATGGGATAGCCGGCGAGCGACACCAACTGATCAATGTCGCTTACCGGTTGCTCGGTTCGGTGACCGAGGCCGAGGACGCGGTACAGGATGCCTACGCACGCTGGTACGCGCTGCCACGAAGTCGGCAGGAGGAGATCCTGTCCCCCGGCGCCTGGCTGACGACGGTGACCAGCCGCATCTGCCTGGACCTGCTCGGCTCGGCGCGGGCCCGTCGTGAACGCTATGTCGGCGCGTGGCTGCCCGAGCCGCTGCCCGACCGCACCGAGAGGGACCGCGCGGGCGGCGCCGGCCCCACCGGCCCTGCGGACCCTGTCGACCAGATCGTCCTGGACGAGTCGGTGGCCATGGCCTTCCTCGTCGTCCTGGAGTCGATGACGCCCGCCGAGCGGGTGGCGTTCGTCCTGCACGACGTTTTCCGGTACCCGTTCGCCGAGATCGCCGACGTTCTCGGCCGGACCCCTGCGGCCTGCAAGCAGCTGGCGGCCTCCGCCCGGCGGCGGGTGAGCGTCGCGCGCACTCCGGTGACGGCGACCGGCCAGGCCGACGTGGTGAGGCACGTCAAAGAGGCATGGGAGACCAAGGACATCGCAGCCCTCGTCGATCTCCTCAACCCGGCCGCCGTGATGACCGCCGACGGCGGCGGCATGGTCGGCACGGTCCTGCGCCCGGTCGAGGGCGGCGCGCGCATCGCCCAGTACATGGTGGCCATTGCCGACAAGGCTCCTGGGCTCGAACTCCTGGAGCGGTCGGTCAACGGTGTGCCGGGCCTGGTGGCCCAGCGCGCCGGCGTCGTCGTGACCGTAGCCTCTTTCGACGTCTCCGACGGGCGCGTCACCCGGATCTGGGCGGTCCGCAACCCGGAGAAACTGCGGCCGTGGGCGCGGGAGGGCTAGAGCCTGTCCGGCGCATCATGTGACTACTAGGCTGCGACGATGGAACGCATAACCGATGTGCCCGAGAGTCCCGCCCAGTCTGCCGATCCGGCCCGGGTGAATGACTACGACAGCTTCGCCGAGGCGTACTCGGCGGAAACCGAGAACAACCTCGTGAACGCGTACTACGCGCGGCCCGCGATGTTAGCCCTCGCCGGAGACGTGGCCGGCCGTCGGATCCTGGACGCCGGCTGCGGCTCGGGCCCCCTGTCCGCTGCACTGCGCGACCGCGGTGCCGTTGTCACCGGCATCGACGCCAGCGCCGGGATGCTGGCGCTGGCCAGGCGGCGGCTCGGTGACGACGTAGCCCTGCACGTGGTCGACCTGAGCGACCGCCTGCCGTTCGACGACGGTGCGTTCGACGACGTGGTCGCGTCGCTGGTGTTGCACTACCTGGAGGACTGGGGGCCGACGCTGGCCGAGTTGCGGCGAGTGCTCAGGCCCGGCGGCCGGCTGATCGCGTCGGTGGACCACCCTTTCGTGGCCTACACGTTCCAGGATCCTCGGCCCGACTACTTTGCGACCACCAGCTATACCTTCGACTGGACGTTCAACGGGCAGTCCGTCCCGATGAAGTTCTGGCGCAAGCCATTGCACGCGATGACCGATGCCTTCACCACCGCCGGTTTCCGCCTTTCCGTCATCAGCGAGCCGCAGCCCGACCCGGCCGCCATTGAGCTGTTCCCCGACGCCTTCCATGACCTTTCGACCAAAACCTGCTTCCTGTTCTTCGTCGTCGAGGTACCGCCGTCGGCTACCGGCTCGGACGACTACTGAGGTTTTCGGTTCGGGGTGACGACCTTGCGGGACCGGGATCAGCCCTCGGAGGTTCGTAGTCGTAGCCCTCCGGTCGCTCCAGCTCTCGGTCTGGTCGTCGACGGTTGCCGGTCGCCGGTCGCCGGTCGCCGGTCGCCGGTCGCCGGGTCGAAACCACGGTCGCGGACGGTCGTTTCGGTGGCTGGATCGTGGCTGGATCCGCGGCGGATTTTCTGTGTTTCCGCTCAAGGGGCAAGCGATAAGTGCGGTGCGCGGACACAGGCACAGGAGGCCGGACATCCGATCTGTCCGGCCCAAGCTGGTGGTGGAAGTCGGCGTCGATGTCGCCCGAGACGCCTGCGGCCGATGGCACCATCCCGCACGCTGGCACCTTGCACGCCCCGACCTCTCCCCCGCCTGACGTCGCCACACTGACACGACACGGCGCGTCGGGCCCCGGCCGGAACCGATCCGCAGACTCCGCCGGCATCTACGCAGTGGTCCCGTGGCGAAGGGCCGCGGGAGCGGGCCTCAGGTCTGGGAAGGCGGTGTGGTGAGGTCGAGGGTGAGCGGGGCGGTGTCGCCGGTGCCCAGCCGGCCGAGCGAGAAGGCCATGGAGGCGCCGACGGTTTCTGGCGTGCGGAAGGACTCCGTAGTGCCCACCTAGAGGAAGTGCTCGCAGATCGCTTCCGGAGTCGGGTCTTCCTTGAAGAGCATGCCGTCTGTGGCCCCCAGGAAGATCCGCCCCACCCGGCGACCGGCCGCGTGGAGCAGCTCCCCGGTGCAGGGCACCCGCTCGTGGGCCAAAAACGCCACCACAGACGCGACATGCCGGGCGGGGAACAGTGACGTGAGGAGGCTGGTCATCTGTTCGTCGCCCTGGACCGCCTCCAGGGACATACGGGTACCGGCGATGGGGACGACCGCGTTGACCTTGATCCCGTGCGCTGCGCCCTCGGCCGCCAGCGAAGTCGTCAGCCCCAGGACGGCGCCCTTGCCCGCGGCGTAGACACTGAGCCCAGTGTCGCCGAACAGCGCATCCGAGCACGTGTTGACGATGCGCCCGTAACCGGATGCGACCATGTGCGGCCAGACCGCACGCAACATGTTCAACGTCCCGCCCACGTGCGTGTCCAGCACCCGGCGGCACTCGTCGTCGGAGAGCTCCGTGAGCGGCCGCAGGATCGAGATCCCCGCGTTGTTGACCACGATGTCCAGCCGCCCCCACTGCTGGTCGGCGGTGGCAACCAGTGCCTGCGCGCCGGCCGTAGTGGAGACGTCGTGAATGTCCGCGACGGCCTCGCCGCCCATCGCGAGGATTTCCTCGGCCACCGCATGCGCGGGCGATGCTGACGACCCACGACCGTCAATCCCGGTTCCCACGTCGTTGACCACCACCCTCGCGCCCCGCGTCGCCAAGAGCATCGCGTGCTCCCGGCCCAGCCCACGCCCAGCACCGGTCACCACCGCTACACGACGGTCGAACATAAGCGGGTCCACCGCGTTCATCGGTCCTCCCCAAGAAATGCCCTACCGGGTCCGCCCGGAAGCGAGCACCCCACCCAAATCGGCCCGTACGTCCGGCACCTGCCCATCGGCCGCGATCCACGCAAGGACACCTGGGATCCCGACCGGAGCGGGCTGCCCCCGCTCACCGTCGTCCCACTCTGGCCCGCACCAAAAGGTCCCGGCAGGGAGCGTGGCGGCCGGACCGACGCACGCGGCCGCACCACCCCTGCCCCCAAACGCTCCGGCGCGCGCCGCTGCGCGAGCGCACGTCAACTGGCTGCGAACCGGCACACAGTAGCGACTTCCCTGGGACACGACGGCCCGGCTCCCCGGGCAGCCTTGCTCCGGATTCAGCGAACCCGCGCGCCTCGCGTCGCGCCGCACTCAAGGGACTGTTCACCGAGCACGGACTGACGGCGTCGTGGGCGCGGTCACCGACGCCCTCCCCCACAGCCCGCTGCCTCGACGCAGCCGTACGCGGCGATGGTGGCGGTGTGCCGACCGTTCAGCAGGACCCGGCCCAAGTCAGGCTCGACCATGCGGTTTGATCAAGCGCAGCAACGTGGTCTTGCCGCATCCGGAGGGGCCCACCAGGACCGCGGTCTCTCCTGACCCGGCCTCGAAGCTGAGGTCGTCCAGAGCCAGGGCCCCGTCGAGGTAGCCCTCGCTCCCCGGTCGAAGCGGATCAACCGCCCTTCCTCGCGCGGGTTCAGGACCGCCGCTTGTGGTCATGGCGCCACGTACACGCCCTCCCGTGAGAGTCGATCGCGCATTACCGATG from Streptomyces avermitilis MA-4680 = NBRC 14893 includes the following:
- a CDS encoding aldo/keto reductase codes for the protein MQTRTLGSTGPAVSALGLGAMGMSGAYGATDRAESIATVHAALEAGVTLIDTGDFYGMGHNELLLAEVLRGRDRDSYQLSVKFGQLRGPGHEFGGQDGRPEAVKNLLAYSLTRLDTDHIDIYRPARLDPAVPIEETVGAIKEMIDAGYVRHIGLSEVDAATIRRAHAVHPVADLQIEYSLLSRAVEAEILPTLRELGIGLTAYGVLGRGLISGHWSAGHSAGPGDFRAFSPRFSSENVEHNLALVEALRRVAEAKGCTVAQLAFAWVAAQGEDIVALVGARTRERLAEALPAMELNLTADDLAEIEKAVPPGAARGDRYPSAFMSGLGVGN
- a CDS encoding helix-turn-helix transcriptional regulator, translating into MQRDQLADFLRHRREAISPGEVGIADGPRRRTAGLRREEVATLAGMSVDYVVRLEQGRSSQPSTQLLGALARALRLSDDERDHLFHLAGHRPPPADGVARLARAGMMRMLDLLGDTPALVLSDLGEVLAQNRAAVLLTGDLTGFLGDRRYVVYRYFTDPAARAVHPPEEREYHARQLVADLRAVAGRRSGDPTVAGLVDRLQTASADFRRLWAEHEVAVRRADRKTFQHPRVGHLVMDCETLVTPDQGQQLLVLTPADAEARERLELLRVLGIEEFPAAATDTPLR
- a CDS encoding GlxA family transcriptional regulator; the encoded protein is MLAVGIVAEVFGPHGEGLPGFDFVLCADRPGPVPTDLGVPLTVAHGLDRLAAADLAIALPWAGFRTPPGPAVLDALSAAHESGSLVAAHCVGTFALAAAGLLDGRRATTHWRFAELLARRHPDVVVDPDALYIDEGRITTGAGAAAGFDLCLHLLRREYGAAMANAVARDMVLPSHRDGGQAQYLTSPVPDDCQDERLAEVLAWAREHLHEPLPVAELARRAVMSKRSFARRFAAATGTTPHAWLRSLRLSSAEELLETTDLTIEEIAHRVGYGSAAVLREQFVRRRGVPPRSYRRSFTNAP
- a CDS encoding MBL fold metallo-hydrolase translates to MTDAPLGRSAVYTILTTGYVGSTGPGVAATVSYVADGGRHVVFDPGMVASRDHILGPLAELGLGPDDITDVVLSHHHPDNTMNVGLFGRATVHDHKVEYLGDQWRNRDAEGYELTPSLRLIRTPGHSLEDITLLAGTDTGVVAFAGDLWWHSDGPADDPVAPDREVLRASRLRVLAAADLIVPGHGSPFKADITAPR
- the sigJ gene encoding RNA polymerase sigma factor SigJ, which produces MGTVGSTDGIAGERHQLINVAYRLLGSVTEAEDAVQDAYARWYALPRSRQEEILSPGAWLTTVTSRICLDLLGSARARRERYVGAWLPEPLPDRTERDRAGGAGPTGPADPVDQIVLDESVAMAFLVVLESMTPAERVAFVLHDVFRYPFAEIADVLGRTPAACKQLAASARRRVSVARTPVTATGQADVVRHVKEAWETKDIAALVDLLNPAAVMTADGGGMVGTVLRPVEGGARIAQYMVAIADKAPGLELLERSVNGVPGLVAQRAGVVVTVASFDVSDGRVTRIWAVRNPEKLRPWAREG
- a CDS encoding class I SAM-dependent methyltransferase, which produces MERITDVPESPAQSADPARVNDYDSFAEAYSAETENNLVNAYYARPAMLALAGDVAGRRILDAGCGSGPLSAALRDRGAVVTGIDASAGMLALARRRLGDDVALHVVDLSDRLPFDDGAFDDVVASLVLHYLEDWGPTLAELRRVLRPGGRLIASVDHPFVAYTFQDPRPDYFATTSYTFDWTFNGQSVPMKFWRKPLHAMTDAFTTAGFRLSVISEPQPDPAAIELFPDAFHDLSTKTCFLFFVVEVPPSATGSDDY
- a CDS encoding SDR family NAD(P)-dependent oxidoreductase; this translates as MNAVDPLMFDRRVAVVTGAGRGLGREHAMLLATRGARVVVNDVGTGIDGRGSSASPAHAVAEEILAMGGEAVADIHDVSTTAGAQALVATADQQWGRLDIVVNNAGISILRPLTELSDDECRRVLDTHVGGTLNMLRAVWPHMVASGYGRIVNTCSDALFGDTGLSVYAAGKGAVLGLTTSLAAEGAAHGIKVNAVVPIAGTRMSLEAVQGDEQMTSLLTSLFPARHVASVVAFLAHERVPCTGELLHAAGRRVGRIFLGATDGMLFKEDPTPEAICEHFL
- a CDS encoding ATP-binding cassette domain-containing protein, with protein sequence MTTSGGPEPARGRAVDPLRPGSEGYLDGALALDDLSFEAGSGETAVLVGPSGCGKTTLLRLIKPHGRA